One segment of Micromonospora parathelypteridis DNA contains the following:
- a CDS encoding DUF2795 domain-containing protein: MTVTGVQLQEYLAGLDYPVSREDLIRWGQENGASTAMLQMLQALPAEQFDSPDELNAALTTIT, from the coding sequence ATGACCGTCACCGGGGTTCAGTTGCAGGAGTACCTGGCCGGGCTCGACTACCCGGTCTCCCGGGAGGACCTGATCCGCTGGGGGCAGGAGAACGGGGCAAGCACGGCGATGTTGCAGATGTTGCAGGCGTTGCCGGCGGAGCAGTTCGACTCGCCGGACGAGCTGAACGCCGCCCTGACCACCATCACCTAA